The following nucleotide sequence is from Candidatus Desulfatibia profunda.
GGTTGAGTGAGGTCTATGGTCAACTCGTAATCACTTTCCCCCAGAATTTTTTTAACGGCAAATTTCAGTTTGCGCCCTAGAGTCAGCATCTGGGTGTTTTCAGCCAAAACCAGGCCCCATACTTTTTCGATTCCGCGCTCTTTTGCGATTCGCAGGCAACGTTTAAGAAGCTCCGCGCCGATCCCTTTTCCCTGCCAGGGGTCTCCGACGGAGACGGAAAATTCCGCATGCTTTGGGTTGATCTCGGTGATGATGCGGGCAACCCCCAGCATTTTCTCCTTCGACTCCGACTCACAAAGCGCCACCAGGGCGACTTCACGGTCGTAATCAACCTGGGTGAATCGCGCCAGCATGCTCGGCGGAAGTCGCTTCATGGAACTGAAGAACCGAAAATAAAGACTCTGGGATGAAAGCGTTTCAAAATGCTCCACCATCAGCGGAGCATCTTCAGGCCGGATAGGCCGGATGAATAATTCACCCAATTCTTTATGTGCGAATCGAGTTTCGTACTGATTGGGATAAGGACTTATCACCAAATGGAGCGGCGCCGGAATTTCAGAAGGTTTCAAAAGCGCACGGGCATCGACCGCACAAGCTGAGTCTTTTGAAATCAACAGCGGGTTAATATCAAGTTCCTCAATTTCCGGAAAGTCCGTTACGAGCTGAGCTAGACGGATAAGAATTTCTTCTATCAATGCCAAATTGGCGGGCGGGCGGTTAC
It contains:
- a CDS encoding GNAT family N-acetyltransferase — its product is DIIHKTEADGVLLNLQNESEIHSAYHKIIAGALAYNPKAVIEGVSIQPMFKHSDYELIIGSKRDRDFGPVILFGMGGIMTEVLKDQSIALPPLNRLLARRVMEETKVYQLLKGYRNRPPANLALIEEILIRLAQLVTDFPEIEELDINPLLISKDSACAVDARALLKPSEIPAPLHLVISPYPNQYETRFAHKELGELFIRPIRPEDAPLMVEHFETLSSQSLYFRFFSSMKRLPPSMLARFTQVDYDREVALVALCESESKEKMLGVARIITEINPKHAEFSVSVGDPWQGKGIGAELLKRCLRIAKERGIEKVWGLVLAENTQMLTLGRKLKFAVKKILGESDYELTIDLTQPLDF